In Paralcaligenes sp. KSB-10, the following are encoded in one genomic region:
- a CDS encoding flagella synthesis protein FlgN, with product MSAILEQLQDSLERESTLVGQFISVLQTESETLIQAKEINELEAVTREKSRFAGLLTQMDQDRQAQLRKLGFEPNKTGLDAAALAHPSLQPACQSLLDLARQASDLNASNGAIIDIYLQHNQQAIDTLRRLVGVDHLYDASGRAHSMPAHKTNIKAG from the coding sequence ATGAGCGCAATACTGGAACAACTGCAAGACAGCCTGGAGCGGGAATCCACTCTGGTCGGACAATTCATTTCCGTATTGCAGACCGAATCGGAAACGCTTATCCAAGCCAAAGAGATCAACGAACTCGAGGCAGTCACCCGGGAAAAAAGCCGTTTTGCCGGCTTGCTGACGCAAATGGACCAGGACCGCCAGGCACAGCTTCGCAAACTCGGCTTCGAACCGAACAAGACCGGCCTGGATGCCGCAGCCCTTGCACATCCCTCTTTGCAACCGGCCTGCCAGTCGCTCCTCGATCTCGCCCGCCAGGCCAGCGACCTGAACGCGTCGAACGGCGCCATCATCGATATTTATCTGCAGCACAACCAGCAAGCCATCGATACCTTGCGCCGCCTGGTCGGCGTCGATCATCTGTACGATGCCAGCGGCCGCGCGCATTCCATGCCGGCACACAAAACAAACATCAAAGCCGGATAA
- the flgB gene encoding flagellar basal body rod protein FlgB, with the protein MIDRLNQDFSFYQTAINLRQQRQEVLASNIANADTPNYKARDFDFKAALQGAMGDQMRLPDTQLTLTSPRHIPAKAVSPDPADLLYRQPLQPSLDGNTVDMNVERVQFADNTLRYQSDLTLISQRVKTMMAALQQ; encoded by the coding sequence ATGATCGATCGCCTTAACCAGGATTTCAGCTTTTATCAAACCGCCATCAATTTGCGGCAGCAGCGCCAGGAAGTGCTGGCCTCGAATATCGCCAATGCCGATACGCCCAACTACAAGGCGCGCGATTTCGATTTCAAGGCCGCCCTGCAGGGCGCCATGGGAGATCAAATGCGCCTGCCGGACACACAGCTTACGCTGACGTCTCCGCGGCATATACCCGCCAAGGCGGTCAGCCCCGATCCGGCCGACTTATTGTATCGCCAGCCTCTGCAGCCCAGCCTCGACGGCAATACCGTGGACATGAATGTCGAACGCGTGCAGTTTGCCGATAACACCCTGCGTTATCAAAGCGACCTGACTCTGATCTCGCAGCGCGTAAAAACCATGATGGCCGCCCTGCAGCAATAA
- the flhB gene encoding flagellar biosynthesis protein FlhB, whose amino-acid sequence MAEESDLEKTEPASPRRLDKAREEGQVVRSRELNTFALLAAGVGGLWIGGPDLYRNLSEIVHSGLWFDARLGRDTGVMLAVASRSAIQAVMALLPLFGVLAAVAILSSLALGGLLFSAKPLEPKFERLNPAKGLQRMLSSQTLVELIKTLAKATAIGTVGAMVIWHYRDRMIGLMRSTPSAALTEGMSLVALCCALIVGSLLLIVLIDVPWQLWSHYKKLKMSREDVRQEHKESDGDPHVKGRIRQQQRAMARRRMMAEVPRADVVVTNPTHFAVALKYQDGQGGAPRVVAKGSDLLAARIRKLAEEHSVPMLGAPPLARALYRNVDVGREIPAELYTAVAEVLAWVYQLRRWNAGQGVEPIRPSNLPIPRELDSPDLDTMAAIAS is encoded by the coding sequence ATGGCTGAGGAAAGCGACCTCGAAAAAACCGAACCGGCTTCCCCGCGGCGTCTGGACAAGGCGCGCGAGGAGGGCCAGGTCGTGCGTTCCCGCGAGCTCAATACCTTCGCCCTGTTGGCGGCAGGCGTTGGCGGCTTGTGGATAGGCGGCCCCGATCTTTACCGCAATCTGAGCGAAATCGTGCATTCCGGCTTGTGGTTCGATGCCCGCCTGGGCCGGGATACGGGGGTGATGCTGGCGGTCGCCTCGCGGTCGGCCATACAGGCCGTTATGGCTTTGCTGCCGTTGTTTGGCGTTTTGGCGGCAGTTGCAATCCTGTCGTCGCTGGCTTTGGGCGGACTATTGTTCTCGGCCAAACCGCTGGAGCCTAAGTTCGAACGCCTTAATCCCGCGAAAGGCCTGCAGCGCATGCTGTCGTCGCAAACCCTGGTGGAGTTGATCAAGACGCTTGCCAAGGCCACTGCGATCGGAACCGTAGGGGCCATGGTGATCTGGCATTATCGCGACCGGATGATCGGACTGATGCGGTCCACTCCCAGCGCCGCCCTGACCGAAGGCATGTCTCTGGTGGCCTTGTGCTGCGCTTTGATCGTCGGTTCGCTGCTTCTTATCGTGCTCATCGATGTGCCCTGGCAGTTATGGAGTCACTACAAAAAATTGAAGATGTCGCGTGAGGACGTCAGGCAGGAACACAAGGAAAGCGACGGCGATCCGCATGTCAAAGGCCGCATACGCCAGCAGCAAAGAGCCATGGCGCGGCGCCGCATGATGGCCGAAGTGCCGCGCGCCGATGTGGTCGTGACCAATCCCACTCATTTTGCCGTTGCGCTGAAGTATCAGGATGGTCAGGGTGGAGCGCCGCGTGTAGTGGCCAAAGGCTCGGACCTGCTGGCCGCCCGCATTCGCAAGCTCGCCGAAGAGCACAGCGTGCCCATGCTGGGGGCTCCGCCACTGGCCCGGGCCCTGTATCGCAACGTCGATGTAGGCCGCGAGATACCGGCCGAATTGTATACGGCAGTGGCCGAGGTGCTGGCCTGGGTTTATCAGTTGCGCCGCTGGAACGCGGGCCAGGGCGTGGAGCCCATCAGGCCCTCCAATTTACCGATCCCGCGGGAACTTGATTCTCCGGATCTTGACACAATGGCAGCAATCGCTTCATGA
- the flgM gene encoding flagellar biosynthesis anti-sigma factor FlgM, which translates to MKIYPSPLKNPLAGSIAPTRAESVGGSSASAPGVSSSSAVDLSAAARQLSNLQNSDNDINVERVNQLRDAIASGQLKIDPSRIADGLIASVRDLLK; encoded by the coding sequence TTGAAAATCTACCCTTCGCCTCTTAAAAACCCGCTGGCCGGCAGCATTGCGCCGACCCGTGCCGAGAGCGTGGGCGGATCCTCCGCGTCTGCACCGGGCGTTTCGTCCAGCAGCGCGGTAGACCTGAGCGCCGCCGCCCGGCAATTGTCGAATCTGCAAAACAGCGACAACGATATCAATGTCGAACGCGTGAACCAGCTTCGCGACGCCATCGCCTCGGGACAACTGAAAATCGACCCCAGCCGCATTGCCGACGGGCTGATTGCCAGCGTCCGCGATCTGCTCAAGTAA
- a CDS encoding methyl-accepting chemotaxis protein, which yields MKKKSNRMLGVGRLLRRLSNGQATLADRAWTLNPVAWPLSRFLSSLRDRVITMRQASIDIALNAARLQSQAQACRDMVREQASEADALAISGGQIESLSEQTSVRVNEIASTFNSQLQVAHQTLSQLNDLHQRISRVSAQMEVFSGVVAQLSQRAQSVESTSRLIKDIALQTHLLALNAGVEAARAGEAGKGFAVVASEVGKLAERVNAATGEIVTHTGEILDLVSDTREKTTQIHLDMTSSDHVVSQFTANFDQFVKDFDRMEGEMGEVVQAVSQVNGTNHDMGRKIARIATLSSHVQNRMVTMNDQVTGVRNETESMQEMLASLRTGNTAFDWVANMLESFREACGQLLQQTRQQGVDVFDRQYRRILNSNPPRFQTLYDTAIDQPLTQILDYVLNQVPACSYALLIDQNGYCPAHNTRYSQAPTGDVGHDTAHVRHKRIFDDSVSLAAVANSLGVLCQTYMRDTGEIITDLSLPLDLDHGRWGAVRIGLDYSQFETAFRGTAV from the coding sequence ATGAAGAAAAAATCCAATCGCATGTTGGGTGTGGGCCGATTGTTGCGGCGCCTGAGCAATGGCCAGGCAACCCTGGCCGACCGGGCCTGGACACTTAATCCTGTTGCGTGGCCGTTGTCGCGATTCTTGAGCTCCTTGCGCGATCGGGTGATCACCATGCGCCAGGCCAGCATCGATATTGCGCTCAATGCGGCGCGCCTGCAGTCGCAGGCCCAGGCATGCCGCGACATGGTGCGCGAGCAGGCTTCCGAAGCAGATGCCCTGGCTATCAGCGGTGGGCAGATTGAATCCTTGTCCGAGCAGACTTCAGTGCGCGTCAACGAGATTGCCAGCACCTTCAATTCGCAATTGCAGGTGGCGCATCAGACCCTTTCCCAACTGAATGACCTGCATCAGCGTATCTCGCGAGTGTCGGCGCAAATGGAAGTGTTTTCGGGTGTGGTGGCGCAACTGAGCCAGCGTGCCCAGTCGGTCGAAAGTACCAGTCGCCTGATCAAGGATATTGCCTTGCAGACCCATTTGCTGGCGCTGAATGCCGGCGTCGAGGCGGCACGGGCCGGAGAAGCCGGAAAGGGGTTTGCGGTGGTGGCCAGCGAGGTGGGCAAGCTGGCCGAACGCGTCAACGCGGCCACGGGCGAAATTGTTACACATACCGGGGAAATCCTGGATCTGGTATCGGATACGCGTGAAAAAACCACGCAGATCCATCTCGATATGACCAGCTCCGATCACGTGGTGTCGCAGTTCACCGCCAACTTCGATCAGTTCGTCAAGGATTTCGACCGTATGGAAGGCGAGATGGGCGAAGTGGTGCAGGCGGTATCGCAAGTGAACGGCACGAATCACGATATGGGCAGAAAAATCGCCCGTATCGCCACCCTGAGCTCGCATGTGCAAAATCGCATGGTGACCATGAATGATCAGGTCACCGGGGTGCGCAATGAAACCGAGAGCATGCAGGAAATGCTGGCGTCCCTGCGCACCGGAAATACCGCTTTCGACTGGGTGGCCAATATGCTGGAATCGTTTCGCGAAGCCTGCGGCCAGCTGCTGCAGCAAACCAGGCAGCAAGGCGTGGATGTGTTCGACCGGCAGTACCGGCGTATCCTCAACAGCAATCCGCCGAGGTTTCAGACTCTGTACGATACGGCGATAGACCAGCCCCTGACTCAGATACTCGACTATGTGCTGAACCAGGTGCCTGCCTGTTCGTATGCCCTGCTGATCGACCAGAACGGCTATTGTCCCGCCCACAATACGCGTTATTCCCAAGCGCCCACCGGCGATGTGGGGCACGACACCGCGCATGTGCGGCACAAACGTATTTTCGACGACTCGGTAAGTTTGGCGGCAGTGGCGAATTCGCTGGGAGTGCTGTGTCAAACCTATATGCGCGACACCGGCGAAATCATCACCGACTTGTCCCTGCCCCTCGATCTTGACCACGGACGCTGGGGCGCAGTGCGCATCGGTCTCGACTATAGCCAGTTCGAGACCGCCTTTCGCGGCACTGCAGTGTAG
- the flgC gene encoding flagellar basal body rod protein FlgC yields the protein MSTMSIFQIAGSALTAQSQRMNVSASNMANADSVVGPDGQPYKARQVVFQMTPEPGQPYTQSIGGVKVAGVVESSAPPRMQYDPKNPFANADGYVTMPNVDVVAETVNMISASRSYQANVEVINTAKSLMLKTLAIGQ from the coding sequence ATGTCTACCATGAGTATTTTCCAGATTGCGGGATCGGCCCTGACGGCCCAATCGCAGCGCATGAACGTCTCGGCCAGCAATATGGCCAACGCCGATAGCGTCGTGGGTCCCGATGGCCAGCCGTACAAGGCGCGTCAGGTGGTGTTTCAAATGACGCCCGAGCCTGGCCAGCCTTACACGCAGTCCATCGGGGGCGTCAAGGTGGCGGGAGTCGTGGAAAGCTCGGCGCCGCCGCGCATGCAATACGATCCGAAAAACCCGTTTGCCAATGCCGATGGCTACGTCACCATGCCCAACGTCGACGTGGTGGCGGAAACCGTCAATATGATCTCCGCTTCGCGTTCGTACCAGGCCAATGTCGAAGTCATCAATACCGCCAAAAGCCTGATGCTCAAGACGCTTGCCATCGGACAATAA
- the flhF gene encoding flagellar biosynthesis protein FlhF, producing MNISRFFGSTNREAMRQVRMALGADALIVSNRRVNGGVEILATDPTFVPPEFNTATAAADPPPRAVQEPERQRPRQSTTVAPQADVMGAIGDLRGSLETRIDELLWGSQLRRAPQAVSLFQAMLGFGFSTALLRAMLKRLPEHLPPKAALQWARQELIDHLPVLAREDDLWTSGRVLALVGPTGVGKTTTIAKLAARCVKRQGAEKVVLLTTDTYRIGAHEQLKIYGQMMRVPVHVVQDMAELNRIVSGIRPDQTILIDNIGISQRDRYIAEQAAMLAGAGRPVQRLLVLNASSHGDTLDEVARSYCNDGGEPISGCIVTKLDEASRLGAALDTAIRYQLPIHYVSNGQKVPEDLLFLSARDLIDQALAHKPQGQALYAPTEADFAALMSLAKTPEAESGGTVPESRRRLLLPPLMAMMSAGAAASASLAKTDLTAAWDFVKGDLACASALDLWRTHAGTGPAVSLRHAIDQHLASMHNELACGDGSYVLAVHDGVALRSAPDSQTHLRASLLLTERGEALGSPLQLLTQAEGWSTSAGESALAAPSAGDALFHQVECLDQATDLLPCVHLIEAGGPGVWRRLSSQRWLAHVPGATKLDTESGPTIVTALAKTLDYRLAASALQHLSLVQVAGVAIDDLAFWVGSERVGLPARQKAGVQALNMLAVRVVNRHDGRIVQTHFGLSNLPSEQIGIDLQASWLIMQAELKTCFRYTACGWGALAGGDQADSPQKKALLAVRLALAAWQLRQTPAAAAARSLLDSLAGKSSPAAVMKGLVKLFALHEIIA from the coding sequence ATGAATATAAGCCGTTTTTTTGGCAGCACGAACCGGGAGGCCATGCGGCAGGTGCGCATGGCCTTGGGAGCCGATGCCCTGATCGTGTCGAATCGCCGTGTCAACGGCGGCGTCGAAATCCTGGCTACCGATCCGACCTTTGTTCCGCCCGAGTTCAATACGGCAACGGCGGCGGCCGATCCGCCGCCGCGCGCTGTCCAGGAGCCTGAGCGGCAGCGGCCGCGTCAATCGACAACTGTTGCGCCGCAGGCCGACGTTATGGGAGCCATAGGCGATTTGCGCGGCTCGCTCGAAACCCGCATCGACGAGTTGCTCTGGGGTAGCCAGTTGCGCCGGGCGCCTCAGGCGGTTTCCCTGTTCCAGGCCATGCTGGGTTTTGGTTTCAGCACCGCTTTGTTGCGCGCCATGCTCAAGCGTCTTCCTGAACACCTGCCGCCCAAGGCCGCGTTGCAGTGGGCGCGCCAGGAACTGATCGATCATTTGCCGGTGCTTGCCAGGGAAGACGATCTGTGGACATCGGGGCGGGTTCTTGCGCTGGTGGGGCCAACTGGGGTTGGCAAGACGACGACCATTGCCAAACTGGCGGCACGCTGCGTCAAGCGCCAGGGTGCGGAAAAAGTGGTGCTGTTGACGACGGATACCTACCGGATCGGCGCTCACGAACAGTTGAAGATATACGGGCAGATGATGCGCGTGCCCGTGCATGTGGTTCAGGATATGGCTGAGCTGAATCGCATTGTGAGCGGAATCCGCCCGGATCAGACGATTCTGATCGACAATATCGGAATCAGCCAGCGCGACCGCTATATAGCGGAGCAGGCGGCGATGCTGGCTGGCGCGGGGCGTCCGGTGCAGCGCCTGCTGGTGCTGAATGCATCCAGCCACGGCGATACGCTGGACGAAGTGGCGCGTTCCTATTGCAACGATGGCGGCGAACCGATATCGGGCTGTATTGTGACCAAGCTCGACGAAGCCTCGCGCCTGGGCGCCGCGCTCGATACGGCGATTCGCTATCAACTGCCCATCCATTATGTATCAAACGGCCAGAAAGTACCGGAAGATCTTTTGTTCCTGTCGGCGCGCGACCTGATCGACCAGGCTCTGGCGCACAAACCGCAGGGCCAGGCTCTGTACGCGCCAACCGAAGCGGATTTTGCGGCATTGATGTCCCTGGCCAAGACGCCTGAAGCAGAGTCCGGCGGTACTGTGCCGGAGTCGCGGCGCCGACTGTTGCTGCCGCCGCTGATGGCGATGATGAGCGCAGGCGCCGCGGCATCTGCCAGCCTCGCGAAAACCGATTTAACGGCCGCCTGGGATTTCGTCAAGGGCGATCTGGCCTGCGCCTCGGCACTGGATTTATGGCGCACGCACGCCGGAACCGGACCAGCCGTTTCTTTGCGGCATGCGATCGATCAGCACCTTGCGTCCATGCACAATGAACTTGCCTGCGGCGATGGTTCCTATGTATTGGCCGTTCATGACGGAGTGGCGCTCCGATCGGCCCCTGACAGCCAAACTCATTTGCGCGCCAGCTTATTGCTGACGGAGCGTGGCGAAGCATTGGGCTCTCCCTTGCAGTTGTTGACACAGGCCGAAGGCTGGTCGACATCGGCGGGAGAGTCGGCCCTGGCGGCGCCCAGCGCAGGCGACGCGCTGTTCCATCAGGTCGAATGCCTGGACCAGGCCACTGATCTATTACCTTGCGTGCATCTGATCGAAGCGGGCGGCCCCGGCGTGTGGCGGCGGCTATCGTCGCAGCGATGGCTTGCCCATGTGCCGGGCGCCACGAAACTGGATACCGAGTCGGGTCCGACCATAGTCACGGCCCTGGCCAAGACCCTGGATTATCGTCTTGCGGCCAGTGCATTGCAGCACTTGAGCCTGGTTCAAGTGGCCGGCGTCGCCATTGACGATTTGGCATTCTGGGTGGGATCGGAGCGTGTAGGGTTGCCGGCGCGCCAAAAGGCCGGCGTGCAGGCTCTGAATATGTTGGCGGTGCGTGTTGTGAATCGCCACGATGGCCGAATCGTTCAAACGCATTTCGGCTTGAGCAATTTGCCGTCCGAGCAGATCGGGATCGACCTGCAGGCTTCATGGCTGATCATGCAAGCCGAACTCAAGACCTGCTTTCGCTATACGGCATGCGGCTGGGGTGCTCTGGCCGGCGGCGATCAGGCCGATTCGCCGCAGAAAAAGGCCTTGCTCGCCGTGCGCTTGGCACTGGCAGCCTGGCAGCTTAGGCAGACGCCAGCCGCCGCTGCGGCTCGCAGTCTGCTTGACAGTCTGGCGGGAAAATCCAGCCCCGCGGCGGTGATGAAGGGCCTGGTGAAGCTATTTGCCCTGCATGAAATAATCGCTTGA
- a CDS encoding flagellar hook capping FlgD N-terminal domain-containing protein, producing the protein MTVTNTSATNSTDATAAALAAANANTQSLTADTQGQFLTLLVTQLQNQDPLNPMDNAQVTSQIAQLSTVNGINQLNNTLLALSGQMDVSQSMQAAGLIGKNVLVPGSKISLGSDPANPTVKQTTPFGIDVISPATHVTATILDSGGKAVRQIDLGAQPAGILSLQWDGKGDGGLALPDGAYTVQVAASDADSKPVSVSALTSGTVGSVSYASTGLRVDLGLTGSFALSDIKKIMS; encoded by the coding sequence ATGACCGTTACCAATACGTCAGCAACGAATTCAACCGATGCAACAGCGGCGGCATTGGCCGCGGCCAATGCCAATACCCAGAGTCTGACCGCCGATACGCAGGGCCAGTTTCTTACCTTGCTGGTCACCCAGTTGCAGAACCAGGATCCCCTGAATCCCATGGACAACGCCCAGGTCACCTCGCAAATCGCGCAGCTGTCGACGGTCAATGGCATCAACCAGCTCAACAACACCTTGCTGGCCTTGTCGGGGCAAATGGATGTGTCCCAGTCCATGCAGGCCGCCGGCTTGATTGGTAAAAACGTGCTGGTGCCGGGTTCCAAAATATCGCTGGGCAGCGATCCGGCCAATCCCACGGTCAAGCAGACGACTCCATTCGGCATCGATGTCATTTCTCCGGCAACGCACGTGACCGCCACGATTCTCGATTCGGGCGGCAAGGCGGTGCGGCAAATCGATCTCGGCGCGCAGCCGGCCGGCATATTGTCCCTGCAATGGGACGGCAAGGGCGACGGCGGCCTTGCATTGCCCGATGGCGCGTATACCGTCCAGGTGGCTGCCAGCGATGCCGATTCCAAGCCGGTTTCGGTCAGCGCCCTGACTTCCGGTACGGTGGGCAGCGTGTCCTACGCCTCGACCGGCCTGCGCGTGGATCTCGGGCTGACAGGATCCTTTGCTTTATCGGACATCAAGAAAATCATGTCGTAG
- the flhA gene encoding flagellar biosynthesis protein FlhA — translation MNSFIALLKANGPQHARLMAGPVLILMVLAMMILPLPPFILDLLFTFNISLAVMILLVAMFTKKPLDFAAFPAVLLFATLLRLALNVASTRVVLLHGHKGPDAAGQVIEAFGHFLVGGNFAVGIVVFVILVIINFVVITKGAGRIAEVGARFTLDAMPGKQMAIDADLNAGLVGEDEARRRRSEVAQEAEFYGSMDGASKFVRGDAVAGLLIMVINILGGLIVGVAQHGLSFSDAGRVYTLLTIGDGLVAQIPALVISTAAGVVVSRVATDQDVGQQMVSQLFANPAVLFITAGILAAMGLIPNMPHVAFLLLAAILGSSGWVMYKRQQGERAELAAEPQKAQAAVDAAAAEASWDDVALVDPLGLEVGYRLISLVDHAQNGELLHRIRSLRKKFAQDVGFLPPVVHIRDNLELKPNDYRILLSGVEIGRGAATPGQWLAIDPGGVDIKLQGNSTTDPAFGLPAVWIDVAMREQAQVAGYTVVDAGTVIATHLNHLMHRHGAHLLGRQEVQQLLDHVGKEAPKLIEDLVPKTVSLTLLQKLLRGLLDEEVSIRDVRSIVETVAEHAPRLAALNPNGTGPDPNELLALTRVALGRAITQQWFPGEGELRVIGLEARLERVLVQALSTSGALEPGLAETLLNDTLRAVREQETNGDASVLVVPPALRVSLARFLRHHIPQIAVLSNTEIPDERMLRVTATIGGAMA, via the coding sequence ATGAACAGCTTTATCGCACTCTTGAAGGCCAACGGTCCGCAGCACGCGCGCCTCATGGCCGGGCCGGTACTGATCCTCATGGTTCTGGCCATGATGATCCTGCCTTTGCCGCCTTTTATCCTCGACCTGCTGTTCACCTTCAATATCTCCCTGGCGGTCATGATTCTGCTGGTCGCCATGTTCACCAAAAAGCCGCTCGATTTTGCGGCCTTTCCGGCTGTGCTGTTGTTCGCGACCCTGCTGCGCCTGGCGCTGAATGTGGCATCGACCCGGGTCGTCCTGCTGCACGGCCATAAAGGCCCCGATGCGGCCGGCCAGGTTATTGAAGCCTTTGGGCATTTCCTGGTGGGCGGCAATTTTGCCGTCGGTATTGTGGTTTTCGTCATCCTGGTGATTATCAATTTTGTCGTGATCACCAAGGGGGCCGGCCGTATAGCCGAAGTCGGCGCGCGCTTTACCCTGGATGCCATGCCCGGCAAGCAGATGGCCATCGATGCCGATCTGAATGCCGGCCTGGTGGGTGAGGACGAGGCTCGCAGGCGGCGCAGCGAAGTGGCTCAGGAGGCGGAATTCTACGGCTCGATGGACGGCGCGAGCAAATTCGTGCGCGGCGACGCCGTGGCGGGTCTGCTGATCATGGTCATCAATATCCTTGGCGGGCTGATTGTGGGCGTGGCGCAGCACGGCCTGAGTTTTTCCGATGCGGGCCGCGTCTATACCTTGCTGACTATCGGCGATGGCCTGGTGGCCCAGATACCGGCTTTGGTGATCTCGACGGCGGCCGGGGTGGTGGTATCGCGGGTTGCGACCGATCAGGATGTGGGGCAGCAAATGGTCAGCCAGCTGTTTGCCAATCCGGCAGTCCTGTTCATTACCGCCGGTATCCTGGCGGCCATGGGGCTGATTCCGAATATGCCTCATGTGGCATTTCTGTTGTTGGCAGCCATATTGGGCAGCTCCGGCTGGGTAATGTACAAGCGCCAGCAGGGCGAACGGGCCGAGTTGGCCGCAGAGCCGCAAAAAGCGCAGGCCGCTGTCGATGCGGCCGCGGCTGAAGCCAGTTGGGATGACGTGGCTTTGGTCGATCCGCTGGGACTGGAAGTAGGCTATCGCCTGATTTCATTGGTTGATCATGCCCAGAACGGCGAACTGCTGCACAGAATCCGCAGCCTGCGCAAGAAGTTCGCCCAGGATGTGGGGTTCTTGCCTCCAGTGGTGCACATTCGCGACAATCTGGAACTCAAGCCCAACGATTATCGTATCCTGCTCTCGGGCGTGGAGATCGGGCGTGGCGCAGCCACGCCCGGGCAATGGCTGGCCATCGATCCGGGCGGCGTGGATATCAAGCTTCAGGGAAATTCCACCACCGATCCGGCCTTTGGCCTGCCCGCGGTCTGGATCGATGTGGCCATGCGCGAGCAGGCCCAGGTTGCCGGCTATACCGTGGTGGATGCGGGCACGGTGATCGCCACGCACCTGAACCACTTGATGCATCGGCACGGCGCCCATTTGCTGGGCCGACAGGAAGTCCAGCAGCTATTGGATCATGTCGGCAAGGAAGCCCCCAAACTCATCGAAGATCTGGTTCCAAAAACTGTTTCTCTTACTTTGCTGCAGAAATTGCTGCGCGGCCTGCTGGATGAAGAGGTATCGATCCGGGATGTGCGATCCATCGTCGAGACGGTGGCCGAGCATGCGCCTCGGCTGGCCGCGCTCAATCCCAACGGAACCGGGCCGGATCCCAACGAATTGCTTGCCTTGACGCGGGTAGCGCTGGGCCGGGCCATCACGCAGCAATGGTTTCCCGGCGAAGGTGAACTGCGGGTGATCGGGCTTGAAGCCAGGCTCGAGCGAGTGCTGGTGCAGGCCTTGTCGACCAGCGGGGCGCTCGAGCCGGGATTGGCCGAGACGTTGCTGAACGACACGCTGCGGGCGGTTCGCGAGCAGGAAACCAATGGCGATGCGTCGGTGCTTGTGGTGCCGCCCGCGTTGCGCGTTTCACTTGCGCGTTTTCTGCGACACCATATACCGCAAATCGCGGTGCTTTCGAATACCGAAATTCCCGATGAACGCATGTTGCGCGTGACTGCCACGATAGGCGGGGCGATGGCATGA
- the flgA gene encoding flagellar basal body P-ring formation chaperone FlgA, producing MFKISALFLGLATVCGGLAHAGLASGGAQDPAAIVAQAQEFLRKQALIYPGTPQITIDASRLENLPACSQLQFSLPSGGHLRSRLSVGVHCLAPEPWTSYVQASISIQGTYYVPARNLNPGEALGPENLDARQTDLLSLPPDTVIDPAQLLGRIARHRLIAGAPIKGNGLRDPQSILRGQTVRLEARGNGFVASSEGKAVQGGAPGSQIQVRTATGRIVTGTIVDGATVSVMM from the coding sequence ATGTTCAAGATTTCCGCCCTCTTCCTCGGCCTGGCCACTGTCTGTGGAGGCCTTGCACACGCCGGCCTGGCATCGGGGGGGGCGCAGGATCCCGCCGCCATCGTCGCCCAGGCCCAGGAATTCCTGCGCAAACAGGCCCTGATCTATCCCGGCACGCCGCAAATCACCATCGACGCATCGCGCCTGGAAAACCTGCCCGCCTGTTCGCAATTGCAGTTTTCCCTGCCCAGCGGCGGGCACCTGCGATCCAGATTGTCGGTAGGCGTGCACTGTCTCGCACCGGAACCCTGGACGAGCTATGTGCAGGCCTCTATCAGCATCCAAGGCACATACTACGTACCTGCGCGCAATCTCAATCCAGGCGAAGCCCTGGGCCCCGAGAATCTCGACGCTCGCCAGACCGATCTGCTGTCGCTGCCGCCCGATACGGTTATCGACCCCGCTCAGCTGCTCGGCCGTATCGCCAGGCACCGCCTGATCGCGGGCGCACCGATCAAAGGCAATGGGCTACGCGACCCTCAGTCGATATTGCGCGGCCAGACAGTGCGTCTGGAGGCGCGCGGCAATGGTTTTGTAGCCAGCAGCGAAGGCAAGGCGGTACAAGGCGGCGCACCAGGCTCCCAGATACAGGTGCGTACAGCGACCGGGCGCATTGTGACCGGCACCATCGTCGACGGCGCGACCGTCTCGGTCATGATGTAG